One window of Thermocoleostomius sinensis A174 genomic DNA carries:
- the msrA gene encoding peptide-methionine (S)-S-oxide reductase MsrA, producing the protein MVLFGFGKKLTLPTPDTALPGRSEPMPVTDRHFVNGNPLKPPFPQGMELALFGLGCFWGAERKFWQQDGVYSTSVGYAAGITPNPTYQEVCTGMTGHNEVVRVVYDPQKVSYADLLKVFWESHNPTQGMRQGNDVGTQYRSGIYVYSDEQRQLAEASKQAYQQALKAEGYGEITTEILDAPEFYYAEDYHQQYLAKNPGGYCGLGGTKVCYPT; encoded by the coding sequence ATGGTGCTATTTGGATTTGGTAAAAAACTAACCCTCCCGACTCCTGACACTGCCTTACCGGGTCGCTCTGAACCGATGCCTGTCACCGATCGCCACTTTGTTAATGGCAACCCCCTCAAGCCTCCTTTTCCCCAAGGCATGGAACTGGCACTGTTTGGACTTGGCTGTTTTTGGGGAGCCGAGCGCAAATTCTGGCAACAGGATGGCGTTTACAGCACCTCCGTTGGCTATGCCGCAGGGATTACTCCCAACCCCACTTATCAAGAAGTTTGTACTGGCATGACCGGTCACAATGAAGTCGTGCGCGTTGTCTACGATCCTCAAAAAGTGAGCTATGCCGATCTGCTAAAAGTGTTTTGGGAAAGCCATAACCCCACCCAAGGAATGCGGCAGGGCAACGATGTTGGAACTCAGTATCGATCGGGCATTTATGTTTATTCTGACGAACAACGACAGTTGGCGGAAGCGTCTAAACAAGCCTATCAACAGGCGCTGAAAGCAGAAGGGTATGGCGAAATCACTACTGAAATCCTAGATGCACCTGAGTTTTACTATGCCGAAGACTATCATCAGCAGTACCTAGCTAAGAATCCCGGTGGCTATTGTGGCTTGGGTGGTACAAAGGTGTGCTATCCAACCTAG